In Chitinophaga sp. H8, the sequence GCATCAGTACCGTACCGCTTGTTTTGCGTTGTCCATATACATCTTCCATAGTTACCCCATTCTGGGAGTCCGCCTCATTTTTTCCTATATCAAATCCCACCAACAGCTGATCCGCCCATTTTTTCTTTCTTACCCCTATGCTCACCATCAGCATTTCATTATGATATTTGTCGTGAAAGCGCCTGGCCCTTACTTTTTCAACAGTGCCATACTGATCTACCGGTGTTTCAGATTCAATCCAATAATTATTTTTTGAGTAGTTCTGATAAGCATTTAGCTGGAACACAAATCCTTTGGGCGTATTAATTCCCAGGTTGACAGAGGATTTATGCGTATTGAAAGAACCGAATGAGTAAGATGCATCCAGGTAGTTGGTGCTGCCGGATTTGGTCACGATATTTACAGCACCTCCCAGTGCATCCGCGCCTAACGTGACCGGCACTACACCTTTATACACTTCAATACGTTCAGCCACATTGATAGGGATGTTATTGATACGGAAAGAACTACCGAAGTTATCCATAGGGATCCCGTCAATAAAGAACTTCACCTGGTTGCCCGAAAAGCCATTTAGAGAGAAGTCGATGCTGGAGCCCAGTCCGCCTGATTCACGCATCCGGATACCTGGCACATAATTCAATGCATGCGCCACATCCAAGGTAGTATTATGCAGTTTGGTAGCATCGATGGCAGTTACCTGGTAAGCCTGCCGGTTTACCTGCCCTGTCTGGGTTCTGCCTGTTACATTCACTTCATTGATATCGCGGGAAGCTGCTTTTAGTACAATATTCCTGTTGGTGTTTTCTCCACCCTTTACGGTGATCCATACCTGTTGTACATGAAAACCTACCGCACTGAAAATGACCTCATATTTTCCACCTGGCAGATGTGCCACTTTGAACCTGCCGTTTTCATCTGCTATTGCGTTATTATTAATCCCTTTTACCGTCACTGAAACATTTGGAATACGTTCCCCTTCCGTGTTGCTGACTGTTCCGGAAATGCTTCCACCATGCTGCGCTAGCAACAACAGGGGGAAAACAAGCAGGAAAAGAATGAATGGTAGTTTTTTAGTCATAATCCTTATTAAAAGTTGTTATTTCATAATATAATAGCATAGGTATCTCACCGGAACAAACCACCCAAAGGCTTGCCCGTATTGGCTCACAGCGCATTCCTGCTATTTCATCTCAATGTCATTTTTGCGCTGTTGCACGGCTTCATTTGATATTACTCCTAATTTTGGTGGCGAAGTTATCAGCAGTTCTTGTAGCAGGAACGATGAAAAAGGGAGTTAATCCGATGAAAAAAAGAAATTATGACTGTAGCTGTACAAAGTATTAACCCGGAAGGTATTGCTGTTGCGAATGGTTTGTGTAATCTCTCAGACCCTGAAGCTATCGATGAAATTGATCGTATCAACTATGCAGAAGGTGTAGTTGATACAAACAAGATCATCGCTTCCAGTGACCTGTGCTTTTGTTATGTTAACATTGATAGTACTACGGATATAGATTTTAAGATCATGTCGGAGACTCCGGCATTACAGATGACGTTTGCTATTTCCACCAGCTTCCTTTACAACTTTGAAGGCACTGACCTGAAAGTATTTAATTTCAATATGAACCAGCATAACCTGATCTATTATCCCTGGTTATCCTGTACCAACTCCTGGGTACCGGGGCAGGGACAGGAAATGGTGGACATTATTTTATCAGCAGCTTTCTTTGAAAAGTACCTGCCTGCCAGAAAAGCATTCCGTGCTTTTACCCAACACCTCGAAAAAGGAAAGATGGCGTTGTTAAGTCCGCATAACATGCCCATCACACCGGAGATGTTGAATATCATCCGTGAAATCATCCACAACAACCGTAAAGGAGTATTCAAGAAAATGCTGGTAGAGGCCAAAGTCATTGAGCTGCTGATGCTGCAACTGGAACAATTTGAAGAAATATCCGGTAATCCCCCCTTATGCAGCCATCTCAGGAAAAGCGAAGTGGAGCGGATGCAGGAAGTAAGAAATATCATCCTTAATAACCTCAGCAATCCCTGTTCTCTGATAGACCTGGCCCATCAGGTAGGCACCAATGAATACAACCTGAAAAGGGCCTTTAAAGAGGTTTTTGGCACTACAGTATTCAGTTATCTGAATCAGGCCAAAATGGAAAAGGCCAAAAGCCTGCTGATCAGTGAAGAATTAAATGTCACCCAGGTAGCCGACATTATGGGATATAACGATGCTACCAATTTCACCGCTGCTTTCAAAAAGCATTTTGGGATTACACCGGGGAAGATAAAATTAACTAGCTTTTAGCCTTTAGCTATTAGCCTATTGTGTTTTGCTGTTTATATTTTATACTAAAAGCAAAGAGCTGACCACATTAGGTGATCAGCTCTTTAAATATACTTTTTGCTTTATTTCCTCTTTGTTAAACAAAATGCAATCAGCTAAAAGCTAAAGGCTAAAAGCTAACTGCTCTTTAAATATTGCCCTTCTTCAGTTCTTTTACTGCATAATCAGCAGCACGCGCTGTTAACGCCATATAGGTGAGCGATGGATTTACGCAGGAGGCAGAGGTCATGGCTGCACCATCCGTTACAAATACATTCTTCACGGAATGTACCTGGTTCCATTCGTTCAGAATAGAAGATTTTGGATCACGGCCCATCCTTGCGGTACCCATTTCATGGATAGCCATACCAGGATAAGAACCATTATCATACGTTTTGATATCTTTCATACCAGCCGCTTCCAGCATGGCAGCAGCATCTTCCATCATATCTTTACGCATCTTCATTTCATTCTCCTTAAACTCAGCATCGAAGTTGAGAACGGGTTGTCCCCATGCATCTTTTACAGAAGTATCCAGCGTTACTTTGTTGTCTTCATAAGGCAAACATTCGCCAAAGCCGCCCAGTCCCATACTCCATTGTCCGGGTTCTGTGAGCCGCTCTTTAAAGTCTTTACCTACGCCCATTTCAGCAACACCACGACCCCATCCGCCACGGCTGGCACCACCCTGGTAGCCAAAACCACGGATATAATCGCGTTTGTCGCTGCCGATGTTGCGGTAACGGGGAATATAGATTCCATTAGCCCGGCGGCCAAAGAAATACTTATCGTCATAGTTTTCTGCAATACCCGAAGCGCCGGTACGGAAGTGATGGTCC encodes:
- a CDS encoding helix-turn-helix domain-containing protein, translated to MTVAVQSINPEGIAVANGLCNLSDPEAIDEIDRINYAEGVVDTNKIIASSDLCFCYVNIDSTTDIDFKIMSETPALQMTFAISTSFLYNFEGTDLKVFNFNMNQHNLIYYPWLSCTNSWVPGQGQEMVDIILSAAFFEKYLPARKAFRAFTQHLEKGKMALLSPHNMPITPEMLNIIREIIHNNRKGVFKKMLVEAKVIELLMLQLEQFEEISGNPPLCSHLRKSEVERMQEVRNIILNNLSNPCSLIDLAHQVGTNEYNLKRAFKEVFGTTVFSYLNQAKMEKAKSLLISEELNVTQVADIMGYNDATNFTAAFKKHFGITPGKIKLTSF